In Rhizobium sp. NXC24, the following proteins share a genomic window:
- a CDS encoding HAD-IIB family hydrolase — MKPLNDATALTFQDVRFVLTDMDETLTYRGRLSARTYEALERLQHAGIIVIPVTAAPAGWCDQMARMWPVDGVIGENGGFFFARRASDHGLQRLFWHGDKELIRIIEQLAQIGERVRREIPSATFADDQPFRQTSIAFARPEDAMVETEVVAALRSEGADVTVNNLWILGWLGGYDKLSMARRILLERYDLDIDKERNTVLYVGDSTNDAPMFSFFNHTVGVSTVTQYLHEIPVAPRWISEGPGGSGFVEAACAVLAAR; from the coding sequence ATGAAGCCCCTGAACGACGCCACAGCCTTGACATTCCAGGATGTCCGTTTCGTGCTCACCGACATGGACGAGACGTTGACTTATCGAGGCCGGCTCTCCGCTCGAACCTACGAAGCGTTGGAACGGCTGCAGCACGCCGGCATTATCGTTATTCCCGTAACCGCGGCGCCGGCCGGCTGGTGCGACCAGATGGCCCGTATGTGGCCCGTGGATGGCGTCATCGGCGAAAACGGCGGCTTCTTCTTCGCGCGCCGGGCCAGCGATCATGGCCTTCAGCGTCTGTTCTGGCATGGCGACAAGGAGCTTATCCGTATCATCGAGCAGTTGGCTCAGATCGGTGAGCGAGTGCGCAGGGAAATCCCTTCTGCCACTTTTGCCGACGATCAACCGTTCCGCCAAACCAGCATTGCCTTCGCGCGCCCGGAAGATGCCATGGTTGAGACCGAGGTCGTCGCGGCGCTACGCAGCGAGGGTGCCGACGTCACCGTCAACAATTTGTGGATTCTCGGCTGGCTCGGCGGCTATGACAAATTGTCCATGGCCCGACGTATCCTGCTCGAACGCTACGATCTCGATATCGACAAGGAGCGAAATACCGTGCTCTACGTCGGCGACTCGACCAATGATGCGCCAATGTTTTCATTCTTCAACCATACGGTCGGCGTCAGCACCGTGACCCAATATCTTCACGAAATTCCGGTGGCGCCGCGTTGGATCAGCGAGGGACCGGGTGGCTCCGGTTTCGTCGAGGCAGCTTGCGCCGTCCTTGCCGCGAGATGA
- a CDS encoding acyl-CoA dehydrogenase family protein, protein MSDDPMVPDATVRVLAEAAPDADQTGQFPWTGIRAVHESGLLESTVAARYGGQGATLSDAAHILAALGRGDPSVALISAMTIFTHLGQAAKNHWPDDLYRRLLGEAKQRPLLLNAARVEPELGSPARGGLPATLARRTANAWLITGRKRFVTGACGLTHFLVWAHTDEVPARVGTFVVPNGLPGIQVIENWKSLGMRASGSHDVEYTDVEIPAQNALDLVDPSVAQQDNRAHAAMTLALTAIYLGAAEAAQAAFIRFAHERVPANLGHPIARTERFVALSGEIDLLVSGARQIIFGALESNHGDSERLIRARLLAGRQIRDAVQIAVRGIGNPGLNAEVGLERHFRDIQSVLVHAPQEDTSISILGRSAFDRWRRAAAVQLETSTSAPVLKTA, encoded by the coding sequence ATGTCCGATGATCCAATGGTGCCAGACGCTACCGTGCGCGTTCTCGCAGAGGCCGCCCCGGATGCGGATCAAACCGGTCAGTTTCCCTGGACCGGCATTCGAGCCGTGCACGAGAGCGGGCTGCTTGAAAGCACCGTTGCCGCTCGTTATGGCGGCCAGGGCGCCACGCTGAGCGATGCCGCCCACATCCTGGCCGCCCTGGGACGAGGTGATCCTTCGGTGGCGCTGATCAGCGCCATGACGATCTTTACCCATCTCGGCCAGGCGGCGAAAAATCATTGGCCGGACGATCTCTACCGGCGGCTGCTGGGCGAAGCGAAGCAACGGCCGTTGTTGCTGAATGCCGCCCGCGTCGAGCCGGAGTTGGGTTCGCCAGCGCGTGGCGGCCTGCCTGCGACGCTCGCCCGCCGCACGGCGAACGCCTGGTTGATCACGGGCCGCAAGCGCTTCGTAACAGGGGCGTGCGGCCTTACCCATTTCCTCGTCTGGGCGCATACGGACGAAGTGCCCGCGCGGGTCGGAACCTTCGTGGTGCCGAACGGACTGCCCGGCATTCAGGTGATCGAGAACTGGAAAAGTCTCGGCATGCGCGCTTCAGGGTCGCATGATGTCGAATATACCGACGTCGAGATTCCGGCGCAGAACGCGCTGGACCTCGTTGATCCCTCAGTGGCCCAGCAGGACAACCGGGCGCATGCGGCGATGACCTTGGCCTTGACCGCAATCTATCTCGGCGCCGCCGAGGCCGCACAGGCGGCCTTCATCCGCTTCGCCCATGAACGTGTGCCGGCCAATCTCGGTCATCCCATCGCTCGCACGGAGCGCTTCGTGGCGCTTTCGGGTGAAATCGACCTGCTCGTCTCCGGCGCCCGCCAGATCATCTTTGGCGCGCTCGAAAGCAACCACGGCGATTCGGAAAGACTGATCAGGGCGAGGCTGCTCGCCGGCCGGCAAATCCGCGACGCTGTGCAGATCGCGGTCCGCGGCATCGGCAATCCCGGCCTCAACGCCGAGGTGGGCCTTGAGCGGCATTTCCGGGATATCCAGTCCGTGCTCGTTCATGCTCCGCAGGAAGATACATCCATCTCCATCCTCGGCCGCTCTGCCTTCGACCGATGGCGCCGGGCCGCAGCCGTTCAATTGGAAACCTCGACGAGCGCGCCCGTTCTGAAGACGGCCTGA
- a CDS encoding alkyl/aryl-sulfatase — MAFISSAGISTPDAAHDEFAGREQLRASSAEFRKDVIEVTDGVFVAIGYSASNVTLIQGEGGSIIVDTAANPIDAAAIVEAFGDRMVRPVRAIVYTHNHPDHSGGAGVFAGNDGPEIHSHQILVDSAAEFGRGQRDGGDAFGTTLPDELFINAGTQLEYGRVTRHTREGFLPPNRTFNGEEETINIAGVEMQLIHTPGESAENIAVWIPRKGVLLPGDDFYKSYPNLSPLRGLRLRSPEKWIASLEKMILLNAQYLVQGHMRPILGKDSVRQALTQYRDGIKTVLDQTLAGIRRGMRPDELVQEVKLSPELAESPYLQEYYGSVAWTVRGIYADYVGWFDGNATNIFPLPPAERARKMLDLAGGADEMLARVREAIEAHEFQWAAELADHVLVVDTDNVDAKVLKARALTELGERQVNATARNYFLTSAQFLLKG; from the coding sequence ATGGCATTCATTTCGTCTGCAGGAATTTCAACGCCGGACGCGGCTCACGACGAATTTGCAGGGCGCGAGCAGCTTCGCGCCAGCTCGGCGGAGTTCCGAAAGGACGTCATCGAAGTCACCGACGGGGTGTTCGTGGCGATCGGTTACTCGGCGAGCAATGTGACGCTGATCCAGGGCGAGGGCGGATCGATCATTGTCGATACGGCCGCCAATCCGATCGATGCCGCGGCGATCGTCGAGGCATTCGGCGATCGGATGGTGCGGCCGGTTCGCGCGATCGTTTACACGCACAATCATCCCGACCACTCCGGCGGCGCCGGTGTTTTTGCCGGCAATGACGGCCCCGAGATCCATAGCCACCAGATCCTTGTCGATTCCGCTGCGGAATTCGGAAGGGGCCAGCGCGATGGCGGCGATGCCTTTGGCACAACGCTGCCCGATGAGCTGTTCATCAATGCCGGCACTCAGCTCGAATATGGCCGGGTGACGCGGCACACGCGCGAGGGTTTCCTTCCTCCAAACCGGACGTTCAACGGCGAAGAGGAAACAATCAACATCGCAGGCGTTGAAATGCAACTCATTCACACGCCCGGCGAGTCCGCCGAGAATATCGCTGTCTGGATTCCCCGCAAAGGCGTGCTCTTGCCCGGTGACGACTTTTACAAATCCTATCCGAACCTCTCGCCCCTCAGGGGGCTGCGGTTGCGTTCGCCCGAAAAGTGGATCGCCAGCCTCGAAAAGATGATCCTTCTGAACGCCCAATACCTCGTGCAGGGGCACATGCGCCCGATCCTTGGCAAAGACAGCGTCCGTCAGGCTCTCACCCAATATCGGGATGGCATCAAGACCGTTCTCGACCAGACATTGGCAGGCATCAGGCGAGGAATGAGGCCGGACGAGCTGGTTCAAGAGGTGAAACTCTCGCCGGAATTGGCCGAAAGCCCCTACCTGCAGGAATATTATGGCAGCGTTGCCTGGACGGTGCGCGGTATCTACGCCGACTATGTGGGCTGGTTCGACGGCAATGCCACCAACATCTTCCCGCTGCCGCCGGCCGAGCGTGCGAGAAAGATGCTCGATCTGGCCGGCGGCGCTGACGAAATGCTGGCCCGGGTACGGGAAGCGATCGAGGCGCATGAATTTCAATGGGCTGCCGAACTGGCCGACCATGTATTGGTGGTCGATACAGACAACGTTGACGCCAAAGTCTTGAAGGCCAGGGCTCTGACGGAGTTGGGAGAGCGTCAGGTAAACGCGACCGCCCGGAACTATTTTCTCACGTCCGCCCAATTCCTTTTGAAAGGCTAA
- a CDS encoding ABC transporter permease subunit (The N-terminal region of this protein, as described by TIGR01726, is a three transmembrane segment that identifies a subfamily of ABC transporter permease subunits, which specificities that include histidine, arginine, glutamine, glutamate, L-cystine (sic), the opines (in Agrobacterium) octopine and nopaline, etc.), translating to MLLRIASRKRYEPGFSKPGSWASARQWLGPSPFLQAAFLFVVLAVCWYLGNNVVETMQRLGLKLGFGFLSQRANFEIGESLIAYSSSDTYARALLAGLLNTINVAFFGCVIATVCGVMLGIARLSGNLVLASVARAYVEIFRNTPLLLQLFLWSAIFHSLPAPRRAIEFSGGFFLSNRGIFIPRLIFDGPSVFIWLPLAAAAAGVTIIATRRRFFGQRFYATRILVLSVAMFVAVCWATGVSVSAELPARGGFNISGGLSLTPEFAGLLTGLVFNAAATIAEIVRSGIQSVGNGQWEAARALGLRPGHIMRLIVLPQALRVITPLMTSNYLDLTKNSSLAVAIGFPDLVSVANTTANTTGQTLEAITIIAAAYLTLNLAVSVLMNLYNRRIMLREERRR from the coding sequence GTGCTGCTGCGTATCGCATCACGGAAGAGATACGAACCGGGCTTTTCCAAGCCCGGTTCTTGGGCCTCCGCCCGCCAATGGCTCGGTCCTTCGCCCTTTCTTCAGGCGGCGTTCCTCTTCGTCGTCCTCGCCGTTTGCTGGTATCTCGGCAATAACGTCGTCGAAACCATGCAAAGGCTTGGGCTGAAGCTCGGCTTTGGCTTCCTGTCTCAGCGGGCGAATTTCGAAATCGGCGAAAGCCTCATCGCTTATTCCTCTTCCGATACCTATGCTCGCGCGCTGCTGGCAGGACTGCTGAACACGATCAACGTGGCCTTCTTCGGCTGCGTCATCGCAACGGTTTGCGGCGTGATGCTCGGTATCGCACGGCTGTCCGGCAATCTTGTGCTGGCCTCGGTCGCGCGTGCCTATGTCGAAATATTCCGGAACACGCCGCTGCTGCTTCAGCTCTTTCTGTGGAGCGCGATCTTCCACAGCCTGCCGGCGCCACGGCGGGCAATCGAATTTTCCGGTGGGTTTTTTCTTTCCAATCGCGGCATTTTCATTCCTCGGTTGATTTTCGACGGACCTTCCGTGTTCATCTGGTTGCCGTTGGCTGCTGCGGCAGCCGGGGTTACGATCATCGCCACGCGGCGGCGGTTCTTCGGCCAGCGTTTCTATGCGACCCGTATCCTTGTGCTTTCCGTTGCGATGTTCGTTGCCGTTTGCTGGGCGACAGGCGTTTCGGTATCCGCCGAACTGCCTGCGCGCGGCGGCTTCAATATCAGCGGCGGGCTGTCGCTGACGCCGGAGTTTGCAGGGCTGTTGACGGGGCTTGTCTTCAATGCGGCGGCCACCATCGCCGAGATCGTGAGAAGCGGCATTCAGTCGGTCGGAAACGGCCAGTGGGAAGCAGCCCGTGCGCTCGGACTGCGGCCTGGGCACATCATGCGGCTTATCGTACTGCCGCAAGCGCTTCGGGTCATCACGCCGCTGATGACATCGAATTATCTCGATCTGACCAAGAATTCGAGTCTCGCCGTCGCCATCGGCTTTCCCGATCTCGTAAGCGTCGCCAATACCACCGCCAACACGACCGGTCAGACGCTGGAGGCGATCACGATCATCGCTGCCGCCTATCTGACGCTCAATCTCGCGGTTTCTGTGCTGATGAACCTCTATAATCGCCGCATCATGCTGAGGGAGGAAAGGCGGCGATGA
- a CDS encoding amino acid ABC transporter substrate-binding protein, whose translation MAAGAAMMAAAAFLPVAAEAGQTLDKIKERGVIKVGVGTTPGFFTPDSNGRWQGFFVDFGRALAVTVFNDADKVEFTNSSPQQRLPALQAGEFDILLSGVTETITRAFKLGFHFGPVVFYDGQGLLVRKDLGVTKGEELDGATIGVQSGTTGELNIADFFRKTGKKFTPITIEETSEFTKALDTGRVDALTQDSTDLAARRTQLKKPDDYILLPERLSKEPLAPAVRAGDDQWLEIVNWTIYATIQAEEFGITKENVDTFLKSEDPAIKRFLGVDTSLGEAIGLDPKFAYNIIKAVGNYGEIFERNVGKGTPLNFDRGLNQLWTKGGLIYSPPFR comes from the coding sequence ATGGCCGCGGGAGCGGCAATGATGGCCGCTGCCGCGTTCTTGCCGGTCGCAGCCGAAGCCGGCCAGACGCTCGACAAGATCAAGGAGCGCGGCGTAATCAAGGTTGGCGTCGGAACGACGCCAGGTTTCTTCACGCCGGACAGCAACGGTCGCTGGCAGGGCTTTTTCGTCGATTTCGGCCGGGCGCTCGCCGTCACCGTTTTCAATGATGCCGACAAGGTCGAATTCACCAATTCCTCGCCGCAGCAGCGCTTGCCGGCACTGCAGGCCGGTGAATTCGATATTCTGCTTTCCGGGGTGACCGAAACCATCACCCGGGCCTTCAAGCTCGGCTTCCACTTCGGTCCGGTCGTCTTCTATGATGGGCAGGGTCTGCTCGTTCGCAAGGATCTCGGCGTCACCAAGGGTGAGGAGCTCGATGGGGCGACGATCGGCGTCCAGAGCGGCACGACCGGTGAACTCAACATCGCCGACTTCTTCCGCAAGACGGGCAAGAAGTTTACGCCGATCACGATTGAGGAGACGAGCGAGTTTACCAAGGCGCTCGATACCGGCCGCGTCGACGCGTTGACGCAGGACTCGACCGATCTGGCCGCAAGGCGCACACAGCTCAAGAAACCGGACGACTATATCCTCCTGCCGGAACGGCTTTCCAAGGAACCGCTGGCGCCGGCGGTGCGGGCCGGCGACGATCAGTGGCTCGAAATCGTCAACTGGACGATCTATGCCACCATTCAGGCTGAGGAGTTCGGGATCACCAAGGAGAACGTCGATACCTTCCTGAAGAGCGAAGACCCGGCCATCAAGCGGTTTCTCGGCGTCGACACCTCGCTTGGCGAAGCCATCGGCCTCGATCCCAAGTTTGCCTACAACATCATCAAGGCAGTGGGCAATTACGGAGAGATCTTCGAGCGCAATGTCGGCAAGGGTACGCCGCTCAACTTCGACCGCGGCTTGAACCAGCTGTGGACCAAGGGCGGTCTGATCTATTCGCCGCCGTTCCGTTGA
- a CDS encoding 2-oxoglutarate and iron-dependent oxygenase domain-containing protein, producing MSGPTVFPRSILEPLKKDKALPASPKTLPILDLRRFAPAYPERQQALAELRAVSRTLGFFYLTGHGIPQQEIDDLAVLARRFFSLPDAQKLEIEMRRSPHFRGYNRAGFEYTRGKQDWREQVDFGPERERLQVAPKDPPWQRLIGPNQFPSALPGLRPAVLKWIDDVTDVGLKVLQAFSEALGQKPDVFAPIYSNGPNQLLKVVRYPGRDQTESDQGVGAHKDGGFVTILLQDVVGGLQVDDGDGGWIEVPPIRGTFVVNVGELLELASNGYLKANIHRVVTPPAGGDRLSIPFFLGANLAATIPVLDLPQALAAEVRGVTQDPLNPLFREVGRNVLKSRLRSHPDVAREHHADLLEEQVKEGASA from the coding sequence ATGTCTGGCCCCACAGTTTTCCCGCGCTCGATCCTCGAGCCGCTCAAGAAGGATAAAGCCTTGCCTGCCTCCCCAAAGACGCTTCCGATCCTCGACCTGAGGCGCTTTGCGCCTGCTTACCCCGAGCGGCAGCAGGCGCTGGCGGAGCTTCGCGCGGTCAGCCGCACTCTCGGCTTTTTCTATCTGACCGGGCATGGCATCCCGCAGCAGGAGATAGACGACCTGGCCGTGCTCGCGCGCCGCTTCTTCTCTTTGCCCGACGCGCAGAAGTTGGAGATCGAGATGCGCAGGTCGCCGCATTTCCGCGGCTACAATCGCGCCGGTTTCGAATATACACGCGGCAAGCAGGATTGGCGCGAACAGGTCGATTTCGGTCCGGAGCGAGAAAGGCTGCAGGTCGCCCCGAAGGATCCGCCGTGGCAACGGCTGATCGGACCAAACCAGTTTCCTTCGGCGCTTCCGGGATTGCGGCCGGCCGTGCTCAAATGGATCGATGACGTCACCGACGTCGGTTTGAAGGTTTTGCAAGCCTTCTCTGAAGCGCTCGGCCAGAAACCGGATGTCTTCGCGCCGATCTACAGCAACGGCCCGAACCAGCTGCTCAAGGTTGTGCGCTATCCCGGCCGTGACCAGACCGAAAGCGACCAGGGTGTCGGCGCCCACAAGGATGGCGGTTTCGTCACCATCCTCCTGCAGGACGTGGTTGGCGGCCTGCAGGTGGATGATGGCGACGGCGGCTGGATCGAAGTGCCTCCGATCCGCGGCACATTCGTCGTCAATGTCGGGGAATTGCTGGAGCTTGCCTCCAACGGCTATCTGAAGGCGAACATCCATCGGGTGGTTACGCCGCCGGCGGGAGGCGATCGCCTCTCCATCCCTTTTTTCCTCGGCGCCAATCTCGCGGCCACCATCCCGGTTCTCGATCTGCCGCAGGCGCTCGCAGCAGAAGTGCGCGGTGTCACGCAGGACCCACTCAACCCGCTCTTTCGCGAAGTCGGCCGCAACGTCCTGAAATCGCGCCTGCGCTCGCATCCCGACGTGGCGCGCGAACATCATGCCGACCTGCTCGAAGAGCAGGTCAAAGAGGGAGCCTCGGCCTGA
- the groL gene encoding chaperonin GroEL (60 kDa chaperone family; promotes refolding of misfolded polypeptides especially under stressful conditions; forms two stacked rings of heptamers to form a barrel-shaped 14mer; ends can be capped by GroES; misfolded proteins enter the barrel where they are refolded when GroES binds), protein MAAKEIKFSTDARQRLLRGVDILADAVKVTLGPKGRNVVIEKSFGAPRITKDGVSVAKEIELEDKFENLGAQLLREVASKTNDLAGDGTTTATVLAQAIVREGAKAVAAGLNPQDLKRGIDIATAEAIRSIKERARKVASSDEVAQVGTISANGEDEIGKIIAEAVQRVGNEGVITVEEAKSFETELDIVEGLQFDRGYLSPYFVTNADKLIVEYEDAYILIHEKKLGSLQPLLPLLEAVVQTGKPLLIIAEDVEGEALATLVVNKLRGGLKIAAVKAPGFGDRRKALLEDLAIVTGGEVISEDLGIKLENVTLNQLGRAKKIRIDKESTTVVDGAGVKGEIDARVQQIKTQIEETSSDYDREKLQERVAKLAGGVAVIRVGGSTEIEVKEKKDRVDDALNATRAAIEEGIVPGGGVALLRAKTKVEALKNDNPDIQAGIHILLKALEAPIRQIAENAGVEGSIVVGKVLENSSPTFGFNAQSEKYVDLLEEGIVDPAKVVRTALQDAASVAGLLVTTEALIAELPKDKPALPAAPGGGFDY, encoded by the coding sequence ATGGCTGCCAAGGAAATCAAATTCTCAACTGATGCGCGCCAGCGGCTGCTGCGCGGGGTCGATATCCTCGCCGATGCCGTCAAGGTGACGCTCGGCCCGAAGGGCCGCAACGTCGTCATCGAAAAGTCGTTCGGTGCGCCTCGGATCACCAAGGACGGCGTATCGGTAGCAAAGGAGATCGAACTCGAGGACAAGTTCGAAAACCTCGGGGCGCAGCTGTTGCGGGAAGTCGCCTCCAAGACCAACGATCTTGCCGGTGACGGCACGACCACGGCGACCGTGCTCGCCCAGGCCATCGTTCGTGAGGGCGCGAAAGCGGTCGCAGCAGGACTGAACCCGCAGGACCTGAAGCGTGGTATCGACATTGCCACCGCGGAAGCCATCCGCAGCATCAAGGAACGTGCCCGCAAGGTCGCGTCTTCCGATGAGGTCGCGCAGGTTGGCACGATCTCGGCGAACGGCGAAGACGAAATCGGCAAGATCATCGCCGAGGCTGTCCAGAGGGTCGGCAATGAAGGCGTCATCACCGTTGAGGAAGCCAAGAGCTTCGAGACGGAACTGGACATTGTCGAAGGTCTGCAGTTCGACCGGGGCTATCTCAGCCCATATTTCGTCACCAATGCCGACAAGCTGATCGTCGAATATGAGGATGCCTACATCCTCATTCACGAGAAGAAACTTGGCTCGCTCCAGCCACTCCTGCCGTTGCTCGAGGCCGTCGTGCAGACCGGCAAGCCGCTGCTGATCATTGCCGAGGACGTCGAAGGCGAGGCGCTGGCGACGCTTGTTGTCAACAAGCTGCGCGGCGGCCTGAAGATTGCCGCCGTCAAGGCGCCCGGCTTCGGCGACCGCCGCAAGGCGCTCCTTGAGGATCTTGCCATCGTGACCGGCGGCGAAGTGATCTCTGAAGATCTCGGCATCAAGCTCGAGAACGTCACGCTCAATCAGCTCGGCCGCGCCAAGAAGATCCGCATCGACAAGGAAAGCACGACGGTCGTCGACGGTGCCGGCGTGAAGGGCGAAATCGATGCCCGCGTTCAACAGATCAAGACGCAGATCGAGGAAACCTCGTCCGACTACGATCGCGAGAAGCTGCAGGAACGGGTTGCCAAGCTCGCCGGCGGCGTTGCCGTCATCCGGGTTGGCGGCTCTACCGAGATCGAGGTCAAGGAGAAGAAGGATCGTGTCGACGACGCGCTGAATGCGACGCGTGCGGCGATCGAAGAAGGCATCGTACCGGGCGGCGGCGTGGCGCTTCTTCGGGCGAAGACCAAGGTCGAAGCCCTGAAGAACGACAATCCCGATATCCAGGCCGGCATTCATATTCTGCTGAAGGCGCTTGAGGCGCCGATCCGCCAGATCGCCGAAAACGCCGGCGTCGAAGGCTCGATCGTCGTCGGCAAGGTGCTGGAGAACAGCTCACCGACCTTTGGCTTCAACGCCCAGTCGGAGAAGTATGTCGATCTCCTCGAGGAGGGCATCGTCGATCCCGCCAAGGTGGTGCGCACCGCGCTTCAGGACGCCGCCTCCGTCGCCGGTCTTCTTGTAACGACCGAGGCGCTCATCGCCGAGCTGCCCAAGGACAAGCCGGCGCTTCCGGCCGCACCGGGCGGCGGTTTCGACTACTGA
- a CDS encoding co-chaperone GroES: protein MAFRPLHDRVVIRRVDSEEKSRGGIIIPDTAKEKPQEGAVVAVGPGVRDEAGKLASLDVKAGDRVLFGKWSGTEIKIDGEDLLILKEADILGVLA, encoded by the coding sequence ATGGCATTTCGCCCATTGCATGACCGCGTCGTAATACGGCGCGTCGACAGCGAGGAAAAATCACGGGGCGGTATCATCATTCCCGATACGGCAAAGGAGAAGCCGCAGGAGGGGGCTGTCGTCGCCGTCGGTCCGGGCGTGCGCGACGAGGCCGGAAAGCTGGCGTCTCTCGATGTCAAGGCCGGCGACCGCGTGCTGTTCGGCAAGTGGTCCGGCACCGAAATCAAAATCGACGGCGAGGATCTGCTGATCCTCAAGGAGGCCGATATTCTCGGCGTTCTCGCGTAA
- a CDS encoding amino acid ABC transporter permease, protein MSELQIVLPRFRRRNLAAGLFDSRLNGLLTLACLAVAVWMFMPLWRWAVNDAVWTGLAPDCGVDGAGACWAFIGAKFRFIIFGFYPPALQWRPALVILGITILLFVSARPQSWRKWLLLLWLAAIPLCWLLMAGTLLPPKVPTNQWGGLPITLLVSLIGLATAFPIALLLALARRSEMRILRTIAVLFIECLRGVPLIAVLYVAMLIVPMALPADALTDKLLRAQIGITLFVSAYLAEVIRAGLQSIPAGQTEAAYSLGLGYWRTVQLVVLPQALRIVIPAMVNLAIGILLNTSLLTVIGISDLLNAAKTAATDPNWLGFHSEAFVFAACVYFAISFGASRYSIWLEAKLQART, encoded by the coding sequence ATGAGCGAACTGCAGATCGTCCTTCCGAGATTTCGTCGACGAAACCTGGCCGCCGGACTTTTCGACAGCAGGCTGAACGGTTTGCTGACGCTTGCCTGCCTTGCCGTCGCCGTATGGATGTTCATGCCTCTATGGCGCTGGGCCGTCAACGATGCGGTGTGGACGGGCCTGGCGCCGGATTGCGGCGTCGATGGCGCGGGCGCATGCTGGGCCTTCATAGGTGCGAAATTTCGCTTCATCATCTTTGGTTTCTATCCACCCGCCCTGCAATGGCGGCCGGCCCTCGTCATCCTGGGGATCACAATCCTGCTGTTCGTCTCCGCCAGGCCGCAGTCCTGGAGAAAATGGCTGCTGCTGCTCTGGCTTGCGGCAATACCGCTCTGCTGGTTGCTGATGGCCGGGACACTGTTGCCGCCGAAAGTTCCGACCAACCAATGGGGCGGGCTTCCGATCACTTTGCTGGTCTCACTGATCGGGCTGGCGACAGCATTTCCCATCGCCCTGCTGCTGGCGCTGGCCCGCCGATCCGAGATGAGGATCCTGCGCACAATCGCGGTGCTGTTCATCGAATGCCTGCGTGGGGTTCCCCTGATTGCCGTTCTTTACGTCGCAATGCTGATCGTTCCCATGGCGCTGCCGGCGGATGCCCTGACCGACAAGCTGCTGCGAGCACAGATCGGAATTACGCTGTTTGTCTCGGCTTATCTGGCCGAGGTCATTCGTGCCGGCCTTCAATCGATACCGGCCGGCCAGACCGAGGCCGCCTATTCCCTCGGACTTGGTTACTGGCGCACAGTGCAGCTTGTCGTCCTGCCTCAGGCGTTGCGGATCGTGATCCCGGCCATGGTCAATCTGGCCATCGGCATCCTGCTGAATACGTCGCTGCTTACCGTCATCGGCATCTCCGATCTGCTGAACGCCGCAAAGACCGCCGCAACGGATCCGAACTGGCTCGGCTTCCACAGCGAGGCCTTTGTCTTTGCCGCCTGCGTCTATTTCGCGATCAGCTTCGGTGCCTCGCGCTACAGCATCTGGCTGGAGGCGAAACTGCAGGCCAGAACGTGA
- the msuE gene encoding FMN reductase, whose amino-acid sequence MSNNLIVGFSGNISRPSSTRRFVESVTEALGRQAGLQHVVFDVEDLGSSLAAARSVTDLDPAAREVIRTIVEAEALVIGSPTYKGSYTGLFKHVFDLLDPSDLRGKPILLTATGGGDRHSLVVEHQLRPLFAFFEAFVLPTAIYTSGRDFTDGKPSAAIQTRVNQALAEASVLVKARSDAAAIAAE is encoded by the coding sequence ATGAGCAACAATCTGATCGTCGGCTTCTCGGGCAATATCTCGCGGCCCTCAAGCACCAGGCGTTTCGTGGAAAGCGTGACGGAAGCGCTGGGAAGGCAGGCCGGCCTGCAGCACGTGGTTTTCGACGTCGAGGACCTCGGATCATCTCTGGCGGCGGCAAGATCGGTGACCGATCTCGATCCCGCCGCACGAGAGGTGATCCGAACGATTGTCGAGGCCGAGGCGCTTGTCATTGGATCGCCGACCTACAAAGGAAGCTATACGGGTTTGTTCAAGCATGTCTTCGACTTGCTCGACCCGTCGGACTTGCGCGGGAAGCCTATCCTTCTGACAGCGACTGGCGGCGGCGACCGGCACTCCCTGGTTGTCGAACACCAACTCCGCCCCCTGTTCGCATTTTTCGAAGCCTTTGTGCTGCCGACGGCGATCTACACATCGGGCCGCGATTTTACCGATGGCAAGCCATCAGCGGCCATCCAGACCCGCGTGAATCAAGCTCTCGCCGAGGCTTCGGTTCTTGTGAAGGCCCGCTCGGACGCCGCCGCGATCGCTGCGGAATAG